Proteins encoded in a region of the Apostichopus japonicus isolate 1M-3 chromosome 19, ASM3797524v1, whole genome shotgun sequence genome:
- the LOC139960258 gene encoding uncharacterized protein, translated as MSMAEREILDYKKDIADKTGQDVKEIERSCKPRRLKLKKPRRRVRMERRSEHRKLQPRLTIHGDQLGMVETTTVSIVNGEKEGSDDRAPSPTPEGSQSVESSPSKDLSLSRTKKKKTFRTPSFLSKKQKNKKAQS; from the exons ATGTCAATGGCAGAGAGAGAAATCCTTGATTACAAGAAAGACATTGCGGACAAAACTGGTCAAG ATGTGAAGGAGATTGAGCGATCATGCAAGCCGAGGAGACTGAAATTAAAGAAACCAAGGAGGAGAGTGAGGATGGAGAGAAGATCAGAACACAGAAAATTACAACCAAGACTGACCATTCACGGAG ATCAACTGGGGATGGTAGAAACGACCACAGTCAGTATCGTGAACGGCGAGAAGGAAGGCAGCGATGACAGggcaccctcccccacccccgagGGCAGTCAGAGCGTGGAAAGTTCCCCCTCGAAGGACTTGTCCCTCTCGCGgaccaagaagaagaagacgttTCGAACGCCATCATTCTTGTCAAAGAAACAGAAGAACAAAAAGGCTCAGAGCTAG